A region of Heliomicrobium gestii DNA encodes the following proteins:
- a CDS encoding 2-isopropylmalate synthase, whose translation MKRLYIFDTTLRDGEQSLGITLNLKEKLEVAHQLVRLGVDVIELGFPASSPGDFVSVQTIARALKGVTVCGLSRCVAKDIDRCAEALREAESPRIHTGIAVSALHMEKKLRMRPDQVIETAAAAVRHAKTYMDDVEFFAEDAFRSDRNFLVRVLTEVIKAGATVVNVPDTVGYATPWEYGELIGFVKNNVPHMDRVRLSIHCHNDLGMATANSLAGIKAGADQVEGTINGIGERAGNTSLEEVIMAIYTQKQRYDVQHRINTREIAPTSRLVSMITGVPVPSHKAIVGANAYMHASGIHQDGVLKEKQTYEIIDPEIIGVPRNRIVLSARSGRHALKHRLAELGYSLQAGDMEHLYQEFLHLADQKQEIYDEDLHALMGVCAPEARRYQLKSFSVVTNGHVSATEGADDGNPPVAAATATATATVTLEIDGLAVTDAATGNGPVDAVFKAIDRIAGIVICLEDYNLRSVSQGATALGNATVKITSGDSPSVVGRGISTDIIEASAKAYVDALSKLR comes from the coding sequence ATGAAAAGGCTCTACATCTTCGACACCACCTTGCGCGACGGAGAACAGTCACTGGGCATTACATTGAACCTGAAAGAGAAGTTGGAAGTGGCCCATCAACTGGTGCGTTTGGGCGTTGATGTCATCGAATTGGGCTTTCCCGCCTCGTCACCAGGCGACTTTGTATCGGTGCAAACGATCGCCAGGGCGTTAAAAGGGGTCACTGTCTGCGGCTTGTCACGCTGTGTGGCCAAAGATATCGACCGTTGCGCCGAGGCGCTCCGGGAGGCGGAATCTCCCCGGATCCATACGGGGATCGCCGTGTCGGCGCTGCACATGGAGAAAAAGCTGCGGATGCGGCCCGATCAGGTGATCGAAACAGCCGCTGCCGCAGTGCGCCATGCCAAGACCTACATGGACGATGTGGAGTTTTTTGCCGAAGACGCCTTCCGGAGCGACCGCAACTTTTTGGTGCGAGTGTTGACAGAGGTCATCAAGGCCGGGGCGACGGTGGTGAACGTGCCCGATACGGTGGGATATGCCACCCCTTGGGAATATGGCGAATTGATCGGCTTCGTCAAAAACAATGTGCCCCATATGGATCGCGTACGATTGAGCATCCACTGCCACAATGACCTGGGCATGGCGACAGCCAACTCGCTGGCGGGCATCAAGGCCGGCGCCGATCAGGTGGAAGGCACGATCAATGGCATCGGTGAACGGGCCGGCAACACGTCCCTGGAAGAGGTGATCATGGCCATCTACACGCAGAAGCAGCGGTATGATGTGCAGCACCGGATCAACACGCGGGAGATCGCCCCGACAAGCCGCCTTGTATCGATGATTACCGGCGTGCCTGTGCCGAGTCACAAAGCGATCGTCGGCGCCAACGCCTATATGCACGCCTCTGGCATCCACCAGGATGGCGTGTTGAAGGAGAAGCAGACCTACGAGATCATCGACCCGGAAATCATCGGAGTGCCGCGCAACCGGATCGTGCTCAGCGCCCGTTCCGGCCGCCACGCTTTAAAACACCGGCTGGCGGAACTGGGCTATAGTCTCCAGGCAGGCGACATGGAGCATCTCTACCAGGAGTTTTTGCATCTGGCCGATCAGAAGCAAGAGATCTATGACGAGGATCTGCACGCTTTGATGGGTGTCTGCGCGCCGGAGGCCCGCCGGTATCAACTGAAGAGTTTCTCCGTTGTGACAAACGGTCATGTCTCGGCGACAGAGGGCGCTGATGACGGCAACCCACCGGTGGCTGCCGCAACGGCTACGGCCACCGCGACGGTAACCCTTGAGATCGATGGCCTGGCCGTCACCGACGCCGCGACAGGCAATGGCCCCGTCGATGCTGTTTTCAAGGCCATTGACCGGATCGCCGGCATCGTGATCTGCTTAGAAGATTACAACCTTCGCTCTGTCAGCCAGGGCGCCACGGCTTTGGGGAACGCCACCGTCAAAATCACATCGGGCGACAGCCCATCGGTCGTGGGACGGGGGATCAGCACCGATATCATCGAAGCGAGCGCCAAAGCCTATGTGGACGCCTTATCGAAACTGAGATAA
- a CDS encoding PHP domain-containing protein — MTIDLHLHTTVSDGLHTPLELLQMAVTAGVTTLSITDHESIEGCLDIADAAEEQGIRVIPGVELLVTYAGEEIHLLGYGMDLTDRPFLMRLAELRQARNVVAEQTVRNLQNLGIPLAWDDVAALAHPHGAISKGHIVHALHLGGLLTHPAPEFIGRYLSREGLAHVEYDANSFDQGVELIRAAGGVPVVAHPGLIHTQSLLPELLRRPHVGLEVFYGYYGPHREQWVREYRRIAEAKKLVMTGGTDYHGPFAPFKPGSVSIPDWVMPQLDRAMAMARQSRQAAGV; from the coding sequence ATGACCATCGACCTCCATCTGCATACAACAGTCTCCGACGGATTGCACACACCCTTGGAACTGCTTCAAATGGCTGTTACGGCCGGTGTAACGACCCTGTCGATTACCGATCATGAATCGATCGAGGGTTGCCTCGATATCGCCGACGCCGCGGAGGAGCAGGGGATTCGCGTCATCCCGGGTGTGGAACTGCTGGTGACCTATGCAGGCGAAGAGATCCATCTGCTTGGGTACGGCATGGATCTGACGGATCGTCCCTTCCTGATGCGCCTGGCGGAACTCCGCCAAGCGCGCAATGTGGTGGCCGAGCAGACGGTGCGGAACCTGCAAAACCTTGGCATCCCCCTGGCCTGGGACGATGTAGCGGCCCTCGCCCATCCCCATGGCGCCATCAGCAAGGGCCATATCGTCCATGCCCTTCACCTGGGCGGCCTGTTGACCCATCCCGCACCCGAGTTCATCGGCCGCTATCTCTCGCGGGAAGGACTGGCTCATGTGGAATACGATGCCAACAGCTTTGATCAGGGAGTCGAGTTGATCCGAGCGGCTGGCGGAGTGCCCGTTGTGGCCCACCCGGGCCTGATTCACACACAGTCACTGTTGCCGGAATTGCTGCGTCGTCCCCATGTGGGGCTGGAAGTCTTTTATGGCTACTATGGCCCCCACCGGGAGCAGTGGGTTCGTGAATACCGGCGCATCGCCGAAGCTAAAAAACTGGTCATGACCGGAGGGACCGATTACCACGGCCCCTTTGCGCCTTTCAAACCGGGGAGCGTTTCCATCCCTGATTGGGTAATGCCGCAACTGGACCGGGCCATGGCGATGGCCAGACAGTCGCGACAAGCCGCCGGAGTGTGA
- a CDS encoding late competence development ComFB family protein, protein MYRNVMEEIVEELLNEVFETNPNVCRDCPSCRIDITAHALNRLPPKYVVHEKGRALTRIDLRDPQIRTDILSVLAQSITVINQNRWCEKAKK, encoded by the coding sequence ATGTACCGCAATGTAATGGAAGAAATTGTCGAGGAATTACTAAATGAAGTATTTGAGACAAACCCCAATGTTTGCAGAGATTGCCCCAGTTGTAGGATTGATATTACAGCCCATGCGCTAAATCGACTGCCGCCGAAATATGTTGTCCATGAAAAAGGTAGAGCCTTGACCAGGATAGATTTACGGGACCCCCAAATACGGACCGATATTTTATCTGTACTGGCGCAAAGTATTACAGTGATAAATCAAAATCGATGGTGTGAGAAAGCAAAAAAATAG
- a CDS encoding phenylacetate--CoA ligase family protein: MIWNRPMETLSRNELAALQLQRLKAVVERVYHNVPAYREKMQAADLTPRDVRSLEDLRRLPFTVKQDLRDHYPYGLFAAPMREIVRVHASSGTTGNPIVVGYTRKDLDTWSELIARTLSCAGADADSVVQVSYGYGLFTGGLGIHYGTEKLGATVVPMSGGNTQRQIKLMQDFGATHLACTPSYALYLAEAIKEMKIPREKLRLKAGIFGAEPWTEEMRRELEYRLQIMAIDIYGLSEVMGPGVASECPVKNGLHIFEDHFIPEIIDPVTEEPLPYGEKGELVFTTITKEGFPVIRYRTRDISVLHGEPCSCGRTHVRMEKVSGRSDDMIIIRGVNVFPSQVESVLLKLGLTEPHYVLVVDRVGTLDTLEVWVEVSEKLFSDEVRNLEKIERKIQRELESLLGITAHVRLVEPKSIERSEGKAKRVIDRRKK; the protein is encoded by the coding sequence ATGATCTGGAATCGACCGATGGAAACCTTATCGCGCAATGAGTTGGCGGCGCTGCAGCTCCAACGGCTGAAGGCCGTCGTGGAGCGGGTCTATCACAATGTTCCGGCTTACCGGGAAAAGATGCAGGCAGCCGACCTGACCCCCAGGGACGTTCGCAGTCTTGAGGATCTGCGTCGCTTGCCCTTTACGGTAAAACAAGACCTGCGCGACCATTATCCCTACGGTCTCTTCGCAGCGCCCATGCGGGAGATCGTCCGCGTTCACGCCTCTTCCGGCACGACGGGCAATCCGATCGTCGTCGGGTATACCCGCAAAGACCTGGACACATGGTCTGAACTGATCGCCCGCACACTGTCCTGCGCCGGCGCGGATGCCGATTCGGTCGTGCAGGTGAGCTACGGATACGGCCTGTTCACCGGTGGTCTCGGAATCCATTACGGCACGGAAAAGCTGGGCGCCACCGTCGTTCCCATGTCAGGCGGGAACACGCAGCGACAAATCAAGCTGATGCAGGATTTCGGCGCCACCCACTTGGCATGCACGCCCTCCTATGCGCTGTATCTTGCCGAGGCGATCAAGGAAATGAAGATCCCCCGGGAAAAGCTGCGCCTCAAAGCCGGCATCTTCGGCGCTGAACCCTGGACGGAAGAGATGCGGCGGGAACTGGAGTATCGCTTGCAGATCATGGCCATCGACATCTACGGCCTGAGCGAGGTCATGGGTCCCGGTGTCGCCAGCGAGTGCCCCGTGAAAAACGGCTTACATATTTTTGAAGACCACTTCATCCCCGAGATTATCGATCCCGTTACCGAAGAGCCGCTGCCTTACGGAGAAAAAGGGGAACTTGTCTTCACCACCATCACCAAGGAAGGCTTCCCCGTCATCCGCTACCGCACCCGCGACATCTCGGTGTTGCACGGCGAACCCTGTTCCTGCGGGCGAACCCATGTGCGCATGGAGAAAGTCAGCGGGCGCAGCGACGACATGATCATCATCCGTGGCGTCAACGTCTTCCCGTCCCAGGTCGAAAGCGTACTGCTCAAACTTGGTCTGACAGAGCCCCATTATGTCCTCGTCGTCGATCGCGTCGGCACCCTGGACACCCTCGAGGTATGGGTGGAGGTTTCGGAAAAACTCTTCTCCGATGAGGTGCGCAACCTGGAAAAGATCGAACGGAAGATTCAGCGGGAGTTGGAAAGTCTGCTGGGAATAACGGCGCATGTCCGCCTCGTCGAACCCAAGTCGATCGAACGCAGCGAAGGCAAGGCCAAGCGGGTCATCGATCGACGGAAAAAATAA
- a CDS encoding UPF0182 family membrane protein, which translates to MKNRRFRGAAVVAVLFFLVPLLSALFRLYVEWRWFGSEGFGDLWFTRYATNWGLIIGAGLLAFLFFYLNLRLTRNVVDKALQYARTTAEEHPRLFALADWIKPEKIGYLYLLLSLLPALLVSQLAQNRWQTLLLALQNEHFGIADPLFQLDVGFYVFQLPLLEFIYGVVQFTLVVTAIMLVVVYQTANTLGFGKVGWGELPRARFHLAGIGALYFLIKAFGYRLDMYDLVYSPRGVVVGASYTDVHAQLPAYQILSVISLITAVMLVFALVRRRIRWAAYGVGLLVAASLLVGAVYPELVQRFKVEPNEFVMEKPYIDMNIQFTRHAFDLDRIQIQPFSVKNDLTAADIVANSDTMSNVRLWDWRPLQQTYSQLQEIRLYYKFKGIDIDRYRIDGAERQVMLAARELDPSALPEAAQTWINKRLLYTHGYGATMSPVNEVSSEGLPKFFLKDIPPKPASPSVAITRPEIYFGETEGDYVIVKTATKEFDYPSGDDNVYTTYQEDAGLPVGSFWQKLVYAVYFGDMKLLLSSEILPESRLLMERNVLHRLEKVAPFLRFDKDPYLVIQDGRLVWMADAYTVTQAYPFSQPVKGTGNYIRNAVKATVDAYTGRMTFYLNDPNDPIIRSYAAIFPGVFRPLEEMPAVLRDHVRYPEELFKIQSRVYATYHMEDTGVFYNKEDEWNIPKARTSDKEQQEIEPYYTLMRLPGQATPEYILMTPFTPSKKPNMIAWMAVRNDGANYGHLLVYSFPKQELVYGPAQIEARIDQDSEISQKLTLWNQKGSSVVRGNLLVLPIRDSLLYIEPLFLQSEQGNLPALRRVIVVFGERVVMEENLDTALQRIFGQGAAARPPGQGVPTQPGSPPAVPGQPPAPPGAAEPSVAELAARARQLYDEADARLKAGDWNGYGERLGRLRETLEILEKKTR; encoded by the coding sequence GTGAAGAATCGCCGCTTTCGAGGCGCAGCTGTCGTAGCGGTCCTCTTTTTTCTCGTGCCGCTGCTCTCTGCGCTGTTTCGCCTCTATGTGGAGTGGCGCTGGTTTGGTTCTGAGGGTTTCGGCGACCTTTGGTTCACCCGCTACGCCACCAACTGGGGCCTGATCATCGGCGCCGGGCTGCTTGCCTTTCTCTTCTTTTACCTAAACCTGCGACTGACCCGTAACGTCGTCGATAAGGCGCTCCAGTATGCCCGGACGACGGCGGAGGAACACCCGCGCCTCTTTGCGCTGGCCGATTGGATAAAGCCGGAGAAGATCGGGTACCTCTATCTGCTGCTCAGCCTGTTGCCGGCGCTGCTTGTGTCCCAATTGGCCCAAAACCGCTGGCAGACACTGTTGCTGGCGCTGCAAAATGAGCATTTTGGCATCGCTGATCCCCTGTTCCAACTGGATGTCGGCTTTTATGTCTTTCAACTGCCCTTATTGGAGTTCATCTATGGCGTCGTCCAGTTTACGCTGGTCGTGACCGCCATTATGCTGGTTGTCGTCTACCAGACAGCCAATACGTTGGGATTTGGCAAGGTCGGTTGGGGAGAACTGCCGCGGGCCCGTTTCCATCTCGCTGGGATCGGCGCTCTCTACTTCCTGATCAAGGCCTTCGGCTATCGTTTGGACATGTATGACCTGGTCTATTCACCACGCGGCGTCGTCGTCGGCGCCAGCTACACCGATGTGCATGCCCAACTGCCGGCTTACCAGATCCTCTCGGTGATCTCGCTGATCACGGCAGTCATGCTTGTCTTCGCTCTCGTTCGCCGTCGCATCCGTTGGGCCGCCTACGGCGTGGGTCTGCTCGTCGCGGCGTCGCTGCTGGTGGGCGCCGTCTATCCGGAATTGGTCCAACGGTTCAAGGTTGAACCGAACGAGTTTGTCATGGAAAAACCCTACATCGACATGAATATCCAATTTACCCGCCACGCCTTTGACCTGGATCGAATTCAGATTCAACCCTTCTCCGTCAAGAACGACCTGACGGCCGCCGACATCGTCGCCAACAGCGATACGATGAGCAATGTGCGCCTCTGGGATTGGCGTCCCCTGCAGCAGACCTACAGCCAACTGCAGGAGATTCGCCTCTACTACAAGTTTAAGGGGATCGACATCGACCGCTACCGCATCGACGGCGCCGAGCGCCAGGTCATGCTGGCGGCGCGGGAACTGGATCCATCGGCTCTGCCCGAAGCGGCTCAAACCTGGATCAACAAGCGCTTGCTGTACACCCATGGGTACGGAGCGACCATGAGCCCTGTCAACGAGGTCTCCTCTGAGGGTCTGCCGAAGTTTTTCTTAAAGGACATCCCTCCAAAACCAGCATCCCCTTCCGTGGCGATCACTCGTCCCGAGATCTATTTCGGCGAGACGGAAGGCGATTATGTTATCGTCAAAACGGCCACGAAGGAGTTTGACTATCCTTCCGGCGATGACAACGTGTACACCACCTATCAAGAGGACGCCGGCTTGCCCGTCGGTTCCTTTTGGCAAAAACTCGTCTATGCCGTTTATTTCGGCGACATGAAACTGCTCCTCTCCTCAGAAATTTTGCCGGAAAGCCGCCTGCTCATGGAGCGAAACGTCCTGCATCGCCTGGAGAAGGTGGCCCCCTTCCTGCGTTTTGACAAGGACCCCTACCTGGTGATTCAGGATGGGCGGCTCGTCTGGATGGCCGACGCCTACACGGTCACCCAGGCCTACCCCTTCTCCCAGCCGGTCAAGGGCACGGGCAACTACATCCGCAACGCTGTCAAGGCGACTGTGGACGCCTATACGGGTCGGATGACCTTCTACCTCAATGACCCCAACGATCCGATCATTCGCAGCTACGCGGCCATTTTTCCAGGCGTTTTCCGTCCCCTTGAGGAGATGCCGGCGGTCTTGCGCGATCATGTCCGCTATCCGGAAGAACTGTTTAAGATCCAGTCGCGGGTGTATGCCACTTATCATATGGAAGACACGGGCGTCTTTTATAACAAAGAGGATGAGTGGAACATCCCGAAGGCCCGAACGAGCGACAAGGAGCAGCAGGAGATTGAACCCTACTACACCCTGATGCGCCTGCCCGGTCAGGCAACGCCGGAGTACATCCTCATGACCCCCTTTACACCGTCGAAGAAGCCAAACATGATTGCATGGATGGCTGTTCGCAACGATGGCGCCAACTATGGACACCTCCTCGTTTACTCCTTCCCAAAACAGGAACTCGTCTATGGCCCGGCCCAGATCGAGGCGCGCATCGATCAGGACTCGGAGATTTCTCAAAAGCTGACCTTGTGGAACCAGAAGGGCTCATCCGTCGTACGGGGTAACCTGTTGGTCCTGCCGATCAGAGACTCGCTCCTGTATATCGAGCCCCTTTTCCTGCAATCGGAGCAAGGAAACCTGCCGGCCCTGCGGCGCGTCATCGTCGTCTTCGGCGAGCGGGTCGTCATGGAAGAAAACCTGGATACGGCGCTGCAGCGGATCTTCGGCCAAGGCGCCGCCGCCAGACCGCCCGGTCAGGGCGTGCCGACCCAGCCGGGGTCACCGCCGGCCGTGCCAGGCCAGCCGCCGGCGCCGCCGGGCGCTGCGGAACCGTCGGTAGCCGAACTGGCCGCCCGGGCGCGTCAACTCTACGACGAGGCTGACGCGCGGCTGAAAGCGGGTGACTGGAATGGCTATGGGGAGCGGTTGGGTCGACTCCGGGAGACATTGGAAATCTTAGAGAAAAAGACTCGCTAA
- a CDS encoding potassium channel family protein — MESRQIKWATLSIVGFLVFGTVGILFFEKEFGVLDAAWLTETTLLTVGYGDRLPKTTAGQIFLLAIMPLGVGIVAYAIGIIAGSVVEGRLANLWGRRAMKNKIAKLDNHIIVCGAGRVGWQVAEQLSRENVPFVVVDSREEVLEKYVYGKFLYVMGDALDDDVLREAGIERARGVVAALPTDADNVFITLTAKGIKSDILVVARADRLESEGKLRRAGADKVVSPAVIGGKRMALSILKPVSVDYVDTVLHDREFEFSMEELVLEAISPLIGKTLAEARIREETGAMVVAIYRGRQLISNPQGTERLENQDMVILFGTREQLLAFERLAAAKPS, encoded by the coding sequence GTGGAATCGCGCCAGATAAAATGGGCGACCCTTTCGATCGTCGGTTTTTTGGTCTTTGGAACGGTAGGGATCCTGTTTTTCGAAAAGGAATTCGGTGTCCTTGACGCGGCCTGGCTGACGGAAACGACCCTCTTGACCGTCGGTTATGGCGACCGCCTCCCAAAAACGACGGCCGGCCAGATTTTTCTGCTTGCCATCATGCCCCTTGGTGTCGGCATTGTCGCCTATGCCATCGGCATCATCGCTGGCTCTGTCGTGGAAGGGCGACTGGCTAATCTTTGGGGGAGGCGCGCCATGAAAAACAAGATCGCCAAACTGGACAACCATATCATCGTCTGCGGCGCCGGCCGTGTCGGCTGGCAGGTGGCCGAACAACTGTCTCGCGAAAACGTCCCCTTTGTGGTCGTCGATTCCCGCGAGGAAGTGCTGGAGAAGTATGTCTACGGCAAGTTCCTCTACGTCATGGGCGACGCCCTCGATGACGATGTGTTGCGCGAGGCGGGGATTGAACGGGCGCGCGGCGTCGTGGCCGCCTTACCCACCGATGCCGATAACGTCTTCATCACCCTGACGGCCAAGGGGATCAAGTCAGACATCCTTGTGGTCGCCCGCGCTGATCGGTTAGAATCGGAAGGCAAGCTCCGCCGCGCCGGCGCCGACAAGGTCGTCTCGCCCGCCGTGATCGGCGGAAAGCGGATGGCCCTGTCGATCCTCAAGCCGGTGAGCGTCGATTATGTCGATACCGTCCTCCACGACAGGGAGTTTGAATTCAGTATGGAGGAATTGGTCCTAGAAGCCATATCTCCGCTGATCGGCAAAACCTTGGCCGAGGCGCGCATCCGTGAGGAAACGGGGGCCATGGTGGTGGCCATCTACCGAGGTCGCCAACTGATCTCAAATCCGCAGGGGACGGAAAGGCTAGAGAACCAGGATATGGTCATCCTCTTCGGCACCCGTGAACAACTGCTTGCCTTTGAGCGGCTGGCAGCCGCCAAACCATCATAG
- a CDS encoding amino acid-binding protein, translated as MKVQQISVFLENKSGRLSMLTKVLRQEKINIRALSIADTTDFGILRLIVDQPDAAYLMLKRSGFTVSHTAVIAVEIPDHPGGLAEILDILAGAEINIEYCYALPQKSNDKALVIFRVERLDEAIRVLLEKGVGVLKEDSVYGI; from the coding sequence ATGAAGGTGCAACAGATCTCGGTCTTTCTCGAAAATAAATCGGGTCGTCTTTCCATGCTGACGAAGGTGCTCCGTCAGGAAAAGATCAATATCCGAGCCCTTTCTATCGCTGACACGACCGATTTTGGCATCCTGCGGTTGATCGTCGATCAACCGGACGCCGCTTATCTGATGTTGAAGCGATCCGGTTTCACCGTCAGTCACACGGCCGTCATCGCCGTGGAGATCCCTGACCATCCCGGCGGTCTCGCTGAAATCCTCGATATCTTGGCCGGCGCTGAAATCAACATCGAGTATTGTTACGCGCTGCCCCAAAAGTCCAATGACAAGGCGCTGGTCATCTTCCGCGTCGAACGGCTTGATGAGGCCATCCGTGTTCTGCTGGAGAAGGGTGTCGGCGTGCTGAAGGAAGACTCTGTATACGGAATCTAA
- a CDS encoding cysteine peptidase family C39 domain-containing protein, whose amino-acid sequence MANGNTKDPNITEADPVIGTPVEDSEVFPGQQNYEDTCAIRSQQFIIEQFTGTPLTEEQLMSEASAHGWYTPGGGTPMEDVGNLLELHGIPVNRIENANIFNLANELAQGHKVIIGVDSGELWQEHPILSSIADHLGISGVDHAVVVSGIDTSDPEHVKVIVSDPGTGEAAATYPMEDFLDAWQDSGCYMVATQDPAPAHLPEMEHFDYDAGHIPAVGDVPFDEMQDLMYHPDEWWRLTETSWDPDTLQANHDPVENDPAHHDPGQPEKLADLLDDGDDAPSTMEQLLHELNPFDSDDPSDNPSDSHHGHDHDDHHDQNDYHDHGPDHLHSYADLLDDDPAGGDDWL is encoded by the coding sequence ATGGCTAACGGCAACACCAAAGATCCCAATATCACAGAAGCCGATCCCGTCATTGGAACACCAGTGGAAGACAGCGAGGTTTTCCCGGGCCAGCAAAACTATGAAGACACCTGCGCCATCCGCTCCCAGCAGTTTATCATCGAACAGTTCACAGGAACGCCCCTGACAGAAGAGCAACTGATGTCCGAAGCCAGCGCCCACGGCTGGTATACCCCCGGAGGTGGCACACCGATGGAGGACGTGGGCAATCTGCTCGAACTCCATGGAATCCCTGTCAACCGCATTGAAAACGCCAACATCTTCAATCTGGCCAACGAACTGGCTCAGGGACACAAGGTGATCATTGGTGTCGATTCAGGCGAACTTTGGCAGGAGCACCCGATTTTAAGCAGCATTGCTGATCATCTGGGCATCTCAGGCGTTGACCATGCCGTTGTGGTCAGCGGGATCGACACATCCGACCCAGAACATGTCAAGGTGATCGTCAGCGATCCCGGAACGGGAGAAGCTGCCGCTACATATCCCATGGAGGACTTTCTTGATGCCTGGCAGGACAGCGGTTGTTATATGGTGGCCACCCAGGATCCGGCGCCCGCTCACCTGCCTGAGATGGAGCATTTTGACTATGACGCCGGTCACATTCCCGCTGTCGGCGATGTGCCTTTTGATGAGATGCAGGATCTCATGTATCATCCCGACGAGTGGTGGCGCTTGACAGAGACGTCTTGGGATCCCGATACCCTGCAGGCCAACCATGACCCGGTGGAAAACGATCCGGCGCACCACGACCCCGGCCAGCCGGAGAAACTGGCGGATCTGCTCGACGATGGCGATGACGCCCCTTCAACTATGGAGCAATTGCTGCATGAACTGAATCCCTTTGACAGCGATGATCCTTCCGATAACCCTTCTGACAGTCATCACGGTCACGATCATGACGATCATCATGATCAAAACGATTACCACGACCATGGGCCCGACCACCTGCACTCTTACGCCGATCTGCTCGACGACGATCCCGCCGGCGGAGACGATTGGCTGTAA